A part of Methanothermobacter sp. genomic DNA contains:
- the feoB gene encoding ferrous iron transport protein B produces the protein MSLKIALAGNPNVGKSTLFNSLTGLNQHVGNWPGKTIEKKEGHLQFRGCDLEVIDLPGTYSLTAGSPEEGVVIDYLLEEPPDLVINVVDASNLERNLYLALQIMEFGLNTIIAVNLNREAERRGYILDYGKLEELLGVPVVRIEATEGEQDDLLERVIEWSKDEPRTPGYEFLRHESLSRLYELIRGSEIKFPPQWIIIKLLEGDERVASMVGEEVHDEFRRIRRILEDEYSVKADVIVSDARYGLIEALLESTLRKPPVDRVTGSEIIDRIALNRYLGLPVLLGVMWLIFQLTFTAGAPLTDLLDSAFSYLAATVHGIMGDSLLASLLSDGVIGGVGSVLVFIPNIFILFFLLSFLEDSGYLARAAFVMDRVMNTLAGLSGRSFIPMVLGFGCCVPGVMATRTIDSERERIITALILPFMSCSARLPVYVLFTAALFPVIYQGWVIFSLYILGIVVAILTARLLGDRIVGGERSLFLMELPPYRVPRIKALLIHTYLRGVQFIKRAGTIILAGSLVIWFLSNFPAGDVSSSILGITGSVIAPIFQPLGFGDWQSAVAIIFGFAAKELVISTFGTVYGTGDVAATIQRIFTPLEAFSFMVFILLYTPCLATLAVIKQEAGTKWALFSPAYSLLVAWVASFLVYTAGTLTGL, from the coding sequence TTGTCACTGAAAATAGCCCTTGCAGGAAACCCCAATGTTGGTAAAAGCACCCTCTTCAACAGCCTCACCGGTCTAAACCAGCACGTAGGCAACTGGCCAGGCAAAACCATTGAAAAGAAGGAGGGCCACCTCCAGTTCAGGGGATGTGACCTTGAGGTTATAGATCTCCCCGGAACCTACAGCCTCACAGCCGGTTCTCCAGAGGAGGGGGTGGTTATAGATTACCTCCTTGAGGAGCCTCCTGATCTTGTGATAAACGTTGTTGACGCATCCAATCTCGAAAGAAACCTTTACCTTGCCCTCCAGATAATGGAGTTTGGCCTTAACACCATCATCGCAGTGAACCTCAACCGCGAGGCCGAGAGGAGGGGTTACATTCTGGACTATGGGAAGCTTGAGGAACTCCTTGGTGTGCCTGTTGTGAGGATCGAGGCAACTGAAGGCGAGCAGGATGATCTCCTTGAACGGGTAATCGAATGGAGTAAAGACGAACCCAGGACCCCAGGATATGAATTCCTGAGACATGAATCTCTGAGCAGACTATATGAACTCATCAGGGGCAGTGAAATCAAATTTCCACCACAATGGATCATCATAAAGCTCCTTGAGGGCGATGAGAGGGTGGCCTCAATGGTCGGGGAGGAAGTTCATGATGAATTCAGGAGGATTCGCAGGATCCTTGAGGATGAATACTCTGTGAAGGCCGACGTAATTGTATCCGATGCCAGGTATGGGCTTATAGAGGCCCTCCTTGAGAGTACACTCAGAAAGCCCCCAGTGGATCGGGTTACAGGCTCAGAGATTATTGACAGAATTGCGCTCAACCGGTACCTTGGCCTTCCGGTACTCCTTGGGGTGATGTGGCTGATTTTTCAGCTGACATTCACTGCAGGGGCCCCACTGACAGACCTGCTGGATTCCGCCTTTTCATACCTTGCAGCTACGGTTCATGGTATTATGGGTGATTCCCTGCTTGCATCTCTCCTATCTGATGGGGTGATAGGTGGTGTAGGGTCGGTCCTGGTCTTCATACCAAACATATTCATCCTCTTCTTCCTCCTGTCATTCCTTGAGGATTCAGGTTACCTTGCCAGGGCGGCATTTGTCATGGATCGTGTGATGAACACCCTGGCGGGTCTCAGTGGAAGGTCATTCATCCCCATGGTGCTGGGTTTTGGATGCTGCGTACCTGGCGTCATGGCCACAAGGACGATAGACTCTGAGAGGGAGAGGATAATAACGGCACTAATACTGCCCTTCATGTCATGCAGCGCAAGGCTCCCTGTCTATGTGCTATTCACAGCAGCCCTCTTCCCGGTTATCTACCAGGGCTGGGTGATATTCTCACTTTACATTCTTGGAATAGTGGTGGCCATACTGACCGCCCGCTTACTTGGTGATAGAATCGTGGGGGGTGAAAGGTCACTGTTCCTCATGGAGCTTCCACCCTACAGGGTGCCGAGAATTAAGGCACTGCTCATACACACCTACCTGAGGGGTGTTCAGTTTATAAAGAGGGCAGGGACCATCATACTGGCAGGTTCTCTGGTGATATGGTTCCTATCAAACTTCCCGGCAGGCGACGTTTCATCATCAATCCTGGGGATTACAGGGTCAGTGATCGCACCCATTTTCCAGCCACTGGGCTTTGGGGACTGGCAGTCTGCGGTTGCAATCATATTCGGTTTTGCCGCAAAGGAGCTTGTAATAAGTACCTTCGGGACGGTATACGGCACCGGTGATGTTGCAGCAACCATTCAGCGGATTTTCACGCCACTGGAGGCCTTCTCCTTCATGGTATTCATACTGCTCTACACCCCCTGCCTTGCAACACTTGCCGTAATAAAACAGGAGGCCGGTACAAAATGGGCCCTCTTTTCCCCCGCATATTCCCTGCTGGTTGCCTGGGTTGCTTCCTTCCTTGTCTACACGGCAGGTACTCTGACTGGTTTATGA
- a CDS encoding DsrE/DsrF/TusD sulfur relay family protein, translating to MEKKLLTIVLLEGPYRHQYADIASELAESAIKNGYDVNIFLYMDGTHVPKRDQAPQSFPNVAEKFRALVRSGVNVISCIRCSTARGYTCSEKPYIKGVEIKSVYELAEWIKKSHRVISLGC from the coding sequence ATGGAGAAAAAACTGCTCACAATAGTCCTCCTGGAGGGGCCCTACCGTCACCAGTATGCTGACATAGCATCAGAACTGGCAGAAAGCGCCATTAAAAACGGGTACGATGTTAACATATTCCTTTACATGGATGGAACACATGTACCGAAAAGGGACCAGGCCCCCCAGTCATTCCCCAATGTTGCAGAAAAATTCCGGGCCCTTGTACGGTCCGGTGTTAATGTGATATCCTGCATAAGGTGCTCCACCGCAAGGGGCTACACCTGTTCAGAGAAGCCCTACATAAAGGGCGTGGAGATAAAAAGTGTTTATGAACTGGCAGAATGGATAAAGAAAAGCCACCGTGTGATAAGTCTGGGTTGTTAA
- the tusB gene encoding sulfurtransferase complex subunit TusB — MGSVGFLVTKSPSELGFRTFLDLVGIWREDELTVYLISSGVYAAMKKNRYSHTIRELSETEAVFARKEDLMARGITRDMLIDGVEILEGFDRIVVDIMEKHRMVFTI, encoded by the coding sequence ATGGGTTCTGTTGGGTTCCTTGTAACTAAAAGTCCATCTGAACTGGGTTTCAGGACATTCCTTGACCTTGTGGGGATATGGAGGGAGGATGAACTCACCGTATACCTCATATCCAGTGGTGTGTATGCTGCAATGAAAAAAAACAGGTATTCCCACACCATCAGAGAACTGTCAGAGACCGAGGCTGTTTTTGCAAGGAAGGAAGATCTAATGGCAAGGGGCATAACCCGTGACATGCTCATCGATGGTGTGGAAATACTTGAGGGTTTTGACAGGATAGTTGTGGATATCATGGAGAAACACCGGATGGTCTTCACCATCTAA
- a CDS encoding DsrE family protein, whose translation MKSSLIIIDRAPYGSEDAFSGFYVVIACLNSGLDSDVLLMEDGVYAAVADQKSESIYYPNVEELTYLIFPEGSILVHEGSLRERGLVEEDLVEAAEIINDEELHEIISAKGETAVIRI comes from the coding sequence ATGAAATCCTCACTCATAATAATAGACAGGGCCCCCTACGGATCTGAAGATGCATTCAGTGGTTTCTACGTTGTCATAGCATGTCTGAACAGTGGCCTTGACTCTGATGTTCTCCTAATGGAGGACGGTGTCTACGCTGCAGTTGCAGATCAGAAATCAGAGAGCATATACTACCCCAATGTGGAGGAGCTCACATACCTCATATTTCCAGAGGGGAGCATACTGGTACACGAGGGATCCCTCAGGGAGAGGGGGCTTGTGGAGGAGGACCTTGTTGAGGCTGCAGAGATAATAAACGATGAGGAGCTCCATGAGATAATCTCTGCAAAGGGTGAAACCGCAGTTATCAGGATATGA
- a CDS encoding ferrous iron transport protein A encodes METTLDRISESEMVTVTSVDIAGKIKHRFTVMGIVRGSRVTIEKVAPLGDPLKVRVRGHPLSIRRKEASRIRVRRD; translated from the coding sequence ATGGAAACTACACTCGATAGAATATCCGAATCAGAGATGGTAACGGTCACCTCAGTTGATATTGCCGGTAAGATAAAGCACAGGTTCACGGTAATGGGGATCGTCAGGGGCTCCAGGGTAACCATTGAAAAGGTTGCACCCCTCGGCGACCCACTCAAGGTGAGGGTCAGGGGCCACCCCTTATCCATCCGCAGGAAGGAGGCCTCAAGGATAAGGGTGAGGAGAGATTAG
- a CDS encoding (Fe-S)-binding protein: MEMDDVKRELIPDGPLVREVTLKQVKPCIASEGKIRVLMELDSEIGDIIPLLANMYPPGAVNYVKKKNILTLTIYDRLISLYPSGKVSMNKTHDVDEAFDIIRRIMERINQAHEAYMRGVRGKDVESIGPLDIQRCLPGSNCGECGESTCMAFAMKLLNGEQKLDNCHPLKEPWMQENVHCLEKLLGEQLMETLGWSGY, translated from the coding sequence ATGGAAATGGATGATGTTAAAAGGGAGCTCATCCCTGATGGGCCCCTTGTAAGGGAGGTTACACTTAAACAGGTTAAACCATGCATTGCAAGTGAGGGGAAGATAAGGGTCCTTATGGAGCTTGACTCTGAAATCGGAGACATCATCCCCCTCCTGGCAAATATGTATCCGCCGGGTGCTGTGAATTATGTTAAGAAGAAAAACATTCTCACCCTCACCATCTACGACAGGCTCATAAGCCTCTACCCCTCAGGGAAGGTCAGCATGAACAAAACCCATGACGTGGATGAGGCCTTTGATATCATAAGGAGGATCATGGAAAGGATAAACCAGGCACACGAGGCCTACATGAGGGGTGTGCGTGGAAAGGACGTGGAAAGCATTGGGCCCCTCGATATACAGAGGTGCCTCCCTGGCAGCAACTGTGGAGAATGCGGTGAATCAACATGCATGGCCTTTGCAATGAAGCTCCTGAACGGTGAGCAGAAACTCGATAACTGCCACCCCCTCAAGGAGCCATGGATGCAGGAGAATGTCCATTGCCTTGAGAAACTTCTTGGTGAGCAGCTCATGGAGACACTTGGGTGGAGCGGTTACTGA